One Planktothrix serta PCC 8927 DNA window includes the following coding sequences:
- a CDS encoding sensor histidine kinase, translating to MNLDTNSQFASSTSAYQIWQELGTDLVFIQNAAGQYLTFYWQRHDRYPLPTDIIVGSSIQDYFKPVVISPYQDRISRVLTSLIPERFVYSFSYEDQYIPLELIMSPILVSNGTPDRVLVMGCILEQPEENLDMTMAEIVAYRSLPSNLDIPQKMLIQIAGTMCRTVSPSSHIYQTLLSQIAQKIRRTLDLKQIWQQTVNSLGQVLGVSRCILCPYRPEKGNNWSLQQTQVVAEYRLEEVQMMLGLDLAIADELGWTQALATLEPVVVERTSPDHDPYKRYSILVIATSYQDQPNAIISLQQCDRFRQWTSAEVEFIRELATHVGTAIAHATLYQELEEARMEAVALSRLKSEFLANTSHELRTPLNGIIGFLKLVLDGMVDDPKEEEEFIQEAHRAALHLLNLINDVLDIAKIEAGRMDIDLALIKVSEVLQEVEHFTRAQVQEKGLTFTVQKAAYEDEIIVYGNYQRLLQVMLNLVGNAIKFTHEGGINISLGILKQTVVFQNQEFPGVVEFRVADTGIGVPIEKQDRLFKAFSQVDGGYTRQYGGTGLGLVISQKLVQTMGGMVKFYSLGEGLGSTVTFTVPLYQEPRNMSN from the coding sequence ATGAACTTAGACACGAACTCTCAGTTTGCAAGTTCAACTTCGGCTTACCAGATCTGGCAAGAGTTAGGTACGGATCTGGTTTTTATTCAAAATGCCGCAGGTCAGTATTTAACGTTTTATTGGCAACGGCATGATCGCTATCCCTTACCTACGGATATAATTGTCGGCTCATCGATTCAAGATTACTTTAAACCTGTTGTAATTTCTCCCTATCAAGATCGAATTAGTCGGGTTTTAACCAGTTTAATTCCCGAAAGATTTGTTTATTCTTTTTCCTACGAAGATCAATATATTCCCTTGGAACTGATTATGAGTCCGATTTTAGTCTCCAATGGAACACCGGATCGGGTATTAGTTATGGGGTGCATTCTGGAACAACCGGAAGAAAATTTAGACATGACTATGGCGGAGATTGTTGCCTATCGTTCCCTTCCTTCAAATTTAGATATTCCTCAAAAAATGCTAATTCAAATCGCAGGAACGATGTGTCGCACCGTGTCTCCTAGTTCTCATATTTATCAAACTTTATTAAGTCAAATTGCTCAAAAAATTCGCCGGACTTTAGATTTAAAGCAAATTTGGCAACAAACTGTTAATAGTTTGGGGCAAGTTTTAGGGGTGAGTCGTTGTATTTTATGCCCTTATCGACCCGAAAAAGGGAATAATTGGAGCTTACAACAAACCCAAGTGGTGGCGGAATATCGCTTGGAAGAAGTTCAAATGATGTTGGGTTTAGATTTGGCGATCGCTGATGAGTTGGGATGGACGCAAGCTTTAGCAACTTTAGAACCTGTTGTAGTTGAACGAACTTCTCCCGATCATGATCCTTATAAACGTTATTCTATTTTAGTGATAGCGACTTCTTATCAAGATCAACCGAATGCAATTATTAGTTTACAACAGTGCGATCGCTTCCGACAATGGACATCGGCTGAGGTAGAATTTATCCGAGAATTAGCTACTCATGTCGGAACAGCCATTGCTCACGCAACCCTCTATCAAGAACTCGAAGAAGCTCGGATGGAGGCGGTGGCTCTTTCCCGATTAAAAAGTGAATTTCTAGCCAATACTTCCCATGAATTACGCACGCCTCTAAATGGAATTATTGGATTTTTAAAGTTAGTTTTAGATGGGATGGTTGATGATCCCAAAGAAGAAGAAGAATTTATTCAAGAAGCTCACCGAGCAGCATTACATTTATTAAATTTAATTAATGATGTTTTAGATATTGCTAAAATTGAAGCCGGAAGAATGGATATTGACTTGGCTTTAATTAAGGTGAGTGAAGTTTTACAGGAAGTTGAACATTTTACGCGAGCGCAAGTTCAAGAAAAAGGATTAACGTTTACCGTCCAAAAAGCAGCTTATGAAGATGAAATTATTGTCTATGGGAATTATCAACGCTTACTACAAGTGATGTTAAATTTAGTGGGAAATGCGATTAAATTTACCCATGAAGGGGGAATTAATATTAGTTTGGGAATTCTTAAACAAACGGTTGTTTTTCAAAATCAAGAGTTTCCGGGAGTTGTGGAATTTCGGGTAGCAGATACGGGAATTGGAGTTCCGATTGAAAAACAAGATCGACTGTTTAAGGCTTTTTCTCAAGTGGATGGAGGCTATACTCGTCAATATGGAGGAACGGGTTTAGGGTTAGTCATTTCTCAAAAATTAGTTCAAACGATGGGAGGAATGGTTAAGTTTTATAGTTTAGGTGAAGGATTAGGTTCAACAGTAACATTTACGGTTCCATTATATCAGGAACCTCGGAATATGAGTAATTAA
- a CDS encoding type II toxin-antitoxin system CcdA family antitoxin, with translation MEKNTFSSPNMTQKVEVSIHIDSELLNQIKHLTNDPSKVIETALRQWLRGERPEDELALTLQRNPPIPPRGEWND, from the coding sequence ATGGAAAAGAATACATTTTCTTCGCCCAATATGACTCAAAAAGTGGAAGTTTCAATCCACATTGACTCGGAGTTACTGAATCAAATTAAACATCTTACTAATGACCCCAGTAAGGTGATTGAAACGGCTCTACGCCAATGGCTTAGAGGCGAACGTCCAGAGGATGAATTAGCCTTAACCCTCCAGCGCAATCCCCCAATTCCACCCCGAGGGGAATGGAATGATTAA
- a CDS encoding Uma2 family endonuclease: MMVQTVTKTYSFEDYLNYRDDTDLKYEFFNGELITMPPASGLHAEILRLIYDILKAEIQRLQLDWVVQPGTVGVRTGIRKSRIPDILVMTETQRQLLRTLPSAILEDPPLFVVEIVSPNNPDDDYRYKRSEYAALGISEYWIIDPQALKISILTLVSGLYEVIEMTEKDSINSITFPELKLTVEQILNPF; the protein is encoded by the coding sequence ATGATGGTGCAAACCGTTACTAAAACCTATAGCTTTGAAGACTATCTCAATTATAGAGATGATACCGATCTCAAATATGAATTTTTCAACGGAGAATTAATTACAATGCCACCTGCTAGTGGTTTACACGCTGAAATTTTACGTTTAATCTATGATATCTTAAAAGCAGAAATTCAACGATTACAATTAGATTGGGTTGTGCAACCTGGAACGGTAGGAGTGAGAACAGGAATCAGAAAATCACGCATTCCTGATATTTTAGTGATGACGGAAACTCAACGTCAACTTCTGAGGACATTACCCTCAGCTATTCTCGAAGATCCGCCTTTATTCGTGGTTGAAATTGTTAGTCCCAATAACCCCGATGATGATTATCGTTATAAACGTTCAGAATATGCAGCATTAGGCATTTCTGAATATTGGATTATTGATCCTCAAGCCTTAAAAATCTCAATTTTAACGTTAGTTTCGGGTTTATATGAAGTTATAGAAATGACAGAAAAAGATTCTATAAATTCTATAACTTTTCCTGAATTAAAATTAACAGTTGAACAAATTTTAAATCCTTTTTAG
- a CDS encoding SDR family oxidoreductase: MSPCLSQYSTLNKTTMSNFDAFADFRMDGHVAIVTGGAQNIGEAIAKTFSGAGAKVMIADLNGEKAQATAAAIQAETGNDVLGIGCNVTLEEDIQQCVAQTVEAFGGISTLVNNVGWGKSYDDPLDVPLEEMIESYKLNTLSAMRMTAACRPYLLKAENATITNSGSLVGVLPAFDFIAYSAAKAALNHLMLGLAHYFAKQVRINTVLIGTVITEGYAAAGLDEKAQYALAHPDNLTGRAGKPQDIANAFLWLASPAGSWVSGQTLQVSGGGKRVRLKPE; encoded by the coding sequence GTGTCCCCATGTCTTTCACAGTATTCAACCTTAAACAAAACTACTATGAGCAACTTTGATGCCTTTGCTGACTTTCGGATGGATGGTCATGTGGCCATCGTTACGGGCGGCGCCCAAAATATCGGGGAAGCCATTGCTAAAACCTTTTCGGGCGCAGGAGCCAAGGTAATGATTGCTGACCTCAATGGCGAGAAGGCCCAAGCAACGGCGGCAGCGATCCAGGCCGAAACGGGTAATGACGTGTTGGGGATCGGCTGCAACGTCACCCTTGAGGAGGATATTCAACAATGTGTCGCTCAAACTGTTGAAGCCTTTGGCGGTATTTCAACTTTAGTTAATAACGTCGGCTGGGGCAAATCCTACGATGACCCCCTAGATGTTCCTTTAGAAGAGATGATCGAGAGTTATAAGCTCAATACCCTATCGGCTATGCGAATGACGGCTGCTTGTCGCCCCTATTTACTCAAAGCTGAAAATGCTACCATTACTAACTCCGGTTCTCTGGTGGGGGTGTTACCTGCTTTTGACTTCATCGCCTACTCCGCAGCCAAGGCAGCCCTTAACCATCTGATGCTGGGTCTAGCTCACTATTTTGCCAAGCAAGTTCGCATCAATACCGTGTTGATTGGTACAGTGATCACAGAGGGCTATGCAGCAGCAGGTTTGGATGAAAAAGCTCAGTATGCCTTAGCCCACCCCGACAATTTGACCGGACGTGCTGGAAAACCCCAGGATATTGCTAACGCCTTCCTCTGGCTGGCATCTCCGGCTGGGTCTTGGGTCAGTGGTCAAACCTTACAAGTTTCTGGTGGGGGCAAACGTGTGCGCCTCAAACCCGAATAA